The Rattus rattus isolate New Zealand chromosome 1, Rrattus_CSIRO_v1, whole genome shotgun sequence genome includes a region encoding these proteins:
- the LOC116888767 gene encoding LOW QUALITY PROTEIN: olfactory receptor 13F1-like (The sequence of the model RefSeq protein was modified relative to this genomic sequence to represent the inferred CDS: inserted 1 base in 1 codon), with the protein MVQGNWTSVTVFFFLGFSYYPRIEVTIFVLCLLMYLITLLGNTILISITILDSHLHTPMYFFLSNLSFLDIWYTSSALTPMLANFVSGKNTISFSGCAFQMYFSLAMGSTECVLLSMMAYDRYVAICNPLRYPIIMNRRVCVQIASSSWATGCLTALMETGPVIHLSLCGNNIINHFTCEILALLKMACGDTAMVQLIMLVISILLLPLXMLLICVSYASILSNILRISSVDGRSKAFSTCTAHLTVVVLFYGTALSMYLKPSSVNSQEIDKFMALIYAGLTPMLNPIIYSLRNKEVKMAVKKLLIRNPFSTILTSVLK; encoded by the exons ATGGTCCAGGGAAATTGGACCTCTGTCACAGTGTTTTTCTTCCTCGGATTTTCTTACTACCCCAGAATTGAAGTCACCATATTTGTGCTGTGTTTGCTGATGTACCTGATCACCTTGCTGGGAAATACTATTCTGATCTCCATCACTATCCTTGATTCTCACCTGCACactcccatgtactttttccttaGCAACCTCTCCTTTCTGGACATCTGGTATACCTCTTCTGCTCTCACTCCTATGCTGGCAAACTTTGTTTCAGGGAAAAACACCATCTCATTCTCAGGATGTGCTTTTCAGATGTACTTCTCTCTTGCCATGGGCTCCACTGAATGTGTGCTCCTCTCTATGATGGCCTATGACAGGTACGTGGCCATCTGCAACCCTCTGAGATATCCCATCATTATGAACAGGAGGGTCTGTGTACAGATTGCAAGCAGCTCCTGGGCTACAGGCTGCCTCACTGCCTTGATGGAAACTGGACCTGTgattcatctgtctctctgtggtaATAACATCATCAATCATTTCACCTGTGAAATTCTGGCTCTCTTAAAAATGGCTTGTGGAGACACTGCCATGGTGCAGTTAATTATGTTAGTGATCAGCATCCTTCTTCTCCCAT CAATGTTGCTCATTTGTGTCTCCTATGCATCCATCCTCTCCAACATCTTGAGGATCAGCTCAGTGGATGGCAGAAGCAAAGCCTTTTCAACATGTACAGCCCACTTGACTGTGGTGGTTCTGTTCTATGGGACAGCTCTCTCCATGTACCTGAAGCCCTCATCTGTAAACTCACAGGAAATAGATAAATTTATGGCATTGATATATGCTGGACTAACACCAATGCTAAATCCTATTATCTACAGTCTACggaacaaagaagtcaaaatggcTGTGAAAAAATTGTTGATTAGAAATCCCTTCAGTACTATCTTAACATCTGTCCTCAAATAA